A single window of Archangium gephyra DNA harbors:
- the purH gene encoding bifunctional phosphoribosylaminoimidazolecarboxamide formyltransferase/IMP cyclohydrolase: MLALLSVSDKRGLVPFAQGLVRLGFELLSTGGTLAALQAAGVPAKKVSEHTQSPEILGGRVKTLHPRIHGGLLGRPDLESDRAEMASNGIAPISLVAVNLYPFRQTVASGASEADVIEQIDIGGPAMVRASAKNFRHVTVVVDPDDYEAVLAELEKSRATSEETRRRLMRKAFAHTAAYDASISNWLSAQAGEPFPQEQTLAFQKVQNLRYGENPHQRGAFYREHAVPAEPTVAFSRVLQGKELSYNNILDLDAALGLVLEFPEQPCAVIIKHNTPCGVALDASLVTAYRTARAIDEVSAFGGIVALNREVDRTCAEALAETFLEAVIAPTYSAEALQVLAAKKNLRLLEAGPALASTSARPRSQLEARSVSGGLVLQDRDAVEPPLEWKVVSKRAPTPEEERALRFAWRVCKHVKSNAIVFSNASKLLAAGGGQTSRVDSAKIAAGRGGEALKGSAVASDAFFPFRDGLDEAARAGATCVIQPGGSVRDSELIAAADEHGMAMVLTGVRHFRH, from the coding sequence GTGCTGGCTCTCCTCAGCGTTTCCGATAAACGCGGTCTGGTCCCCTTCGCGCAAGGGCTCGTCAGGCTCGGCTTCGAGCTGCTCTCCACCGGGGGCACGCTCGCCGCGCTCCAGGCCGCGGGGGTCCCCGCGAAGAAGGTCTCCGAGCACACCCAGAGCCCGGAGATTCTCGGGGGCCGGGTGAAGACGCTCCACCCCCGCATCCACGGTGGTCTGCTCGGACGGCCGGACCTGGAGAGTGACCGGGCGGAGATGGCCTCCAACGGCATCGCCCCCATCTCCCTGGTGGCCGTCAACCTCTACCCCTTCCGCCAGACGGTGGCCTCCGGCGCCTCCGAGGCCGATGTCATCGAGCAGATCGACATCGGCGGGCCGGCCATGGTGCGCGCCTCGGCGAAGAACTTCCGCCACGTGACGGTGGTGGTGGACCCGGACGACTACGAGGCCGTGCTGGCCGAGCTGGAGAAGTCCCGCGCCACGAGCGAGGAGACGCGCCGGCGGTTGATGCGCAAGGCCTTCGCGCACACCGCGGCGTATGACGCCTCCATCTCCAACTGGCTGTCCGCGCAGGCCGGCGAGCCGTTCCCCCAGGAGCAGACGCTCGCGTTCCAGAAGGTGCAGAACCTGCGCTACGGCGAGAACCCGCACCAGCGCGGCGCCTTCTACCGCGAGCACGCCGTGCCCGCCGAGCCCACCGTGGCCTTCTCCCGCGTGCTGCAGGGCAAGGAGCTCTCCTACAACAACATCCTGGACCTGGATGCGGCGCTGGGCCTGGTGCTGGAGTTCCCCGAGCAGCCCTGTGCCGTCATCATCAAGCACAACACCCCGTGTGGCGTGGCGCTGGATGCGTCGCTGGTGACGGCCTACCGCACGGCGCGCGCCATCGACGAGGTGTCCGCCTTCGGTGGCATCGTCGCGCTCAACCGCGAGGTGGATCGCACCTGCGCCGAGGCCCTGGCGGAGACGTTCCTCGAGGCCGTCATCGCCCCCACCTACTCGGCCGAGGCCCTGCAGGTGCTGGCGGCGAAGAAGAACCTGCGCCTGCTGGAGGCGGGTCCCGCCCTGGCCTCCACGTCCGCCCGGCCGAGGTCCCAGCTGGAGGCCCGGAGCGTGTCCGGCGGCCTGGTGCTCCAGGACCGGGATGCCGTCGAGCCCCCGCTCGAGTGGAAGGTCGTCAGCAAGCGCGCACCCACCCCGGAGGAGGAGAGGGCTCTGCGCTTCGCCTGGAGGGTGTGCAAGCACGTGAAGAGCAACGCCATCGTGTTCTCCAATGCCTCGAAGCTGCTGGCCGCCGGAGGAGGGCAGACGAGCCGGGTGGACTCGGCGAAGATAGCCGCCGGCCGGGGAGGCGAGGCCCTCAAGGGGAGCGCCGTGGCCTCGGACGCCTTCTTCCCCTTCAGGGATGGGCTCGACGAGGCCGCCCGGGCGGGGGCCACGTGCGTCATCCAGCCTGGCGGCTCGGTGAGGGACTCAGAGCTCATCGCCGCGGCCGATGAACATGGAATGGCCATGGTGCTCACCGGAGTGCGACACTT
- a CDS encoding sigma factor-like helix-turn-helix DNA-binding protein, whose protein sequence is MSEVKQQRPEEEAPAEADGGAERRRSKTMSRKEMARDLRRRRLTGQIDPEESELLTAVDSQRPKTRADCVNGPRPCLFVSCKHNLYLDVNPETGSIKLNFPDKEIWELEHTCALDVAEKGGITLEEVGAIMNLTRERIRQVETRGLLKLREATEAEPPVSARKP, encoded by the coding sequence ATGTCTGAAGTGAAGCAGCAGCGGCCGGAGGAGGAGGCGCCCGCGGAGGCGGACGGTGGGGCGGAGCGCCGTCGCTCGAAGACGATGTCGCGGAAGGAGATGGCGAGGGATCTGCGCCGCCGTCGTTTGACGGGGCAGATCGATCCCGAGGAGAGCGAGCTCCTCACCGCCGTCGACTCGCAGCGGCCGAAGACGCGGGCGGACTGTGTGAACGGTCCTCGTCCGTGCCTCTTCGTGTCCTGCAAGCACAACCTCTATCTCGATGTGAACCCGGAGACCGGGTCCATCAAGCTCAACTTCCCGGACAAGGAGATCTGGGAGCTGGAGCACACCTGCGCCCTGGACGTGGCGGAGAAGGGCGGCATCACGCTCGAGGAGGTGGGCGCCATCATGAACCTCACCCGCGAGCGCATCCGCCAGGTGGAGACGCGCGGCCTGCTCAAACTGCGTGAGGCCACCGAGGCCGAGCCCCCGGTCTCCGCCCGCAAGCCCTGA
- a CDS encoding MerR family transcriptional regulator: MEGMRLLEPDELERIERDFAGGLPAREILEIFRPRGVQLSEATFRKYVQVGLLPRSRRVGRKGKHQGSRGLYPVESVRRINAIKKMMAEGHTLEDIKRSFLFHKNHIDQLERDLSEVFDGFQDQMGERAFGTEYRRTLEAELESLKSRARELVRDVARLGSAVTARRDEKLHSP, encoded by the coding sequence ATGGAAGGCATGCGGTTGCTGGAGCCCGACGAGCTCGAACGCATCGAACGCGACTTCGCTGGCGGGCTGCCCGCGAGGGAGATCCTCGAGATCTTCCGTCCTCGCGGCGTTCAGCTCTCCGAGGCGACGTTCCGCAAGTACGTGCAGGTAGGCCTGTTGCCCCGCAGCCGCCGGGTGGGGCGCAAGGGCAAGCACCAGGGGAGCCGGGGGCTGTACCCGGTGGAATCAGTCCGGCGGATCAACGCCATCAAAAAAATGATGGCGGAAGGTCACACCCTGGAGGACATCAAGCGCTCCTTTCTGTTCCACAAGAATCACATCGATCAGTTGGAGCGAGATCTCTCCGAGGTGTTCGATGGTTTTCAGGATCAGATGGGGGAGCGCGCGTTCGGTACGGAGTACCGGCGCACACTGGAAGCAGAGCTGGAATCATTGAAGTCAAGGGCTCGGGAACTGGTCCGGGATGTGGCCCGGCTGGGGAGCGCGGTCACCGCGCGCCGAGACGAAAAGCTCCATTCGCCGTAG